Proteins from one Mycobacterium sp. SMC-2 genomic window:
- a CDS encoding TetR/AcrR family transcriptional regulator, which translates to MTTSDVGTPPVSARERILTAAYDLFSRRGIRAVGTEEVIEKAAVAKATLYRHFATKNDLVLAVLQRREELWTYGLIDEQSRQRGETPEEQLLAIFDVMHDWIQLRDGYEGCSFINVLLELGPDSPAGRACIVHIDHVRDIVRQRAVAAGLIDVEDFASSWHILMKGAIVLAAVGDSDAALRARRMAVGLIEEHRPVAPEDLGEAAS; encoded by the coding sequence CGTGAACGCATCCTGACCGCCGCATACGACCTGTTCAGCCGGCGCGGGATCCGCGCTGTCGGCACCGAAGAGGTGATCGAGAAGGCCGCTGTCGCCAAGGCCACGTTGTACCGCCATTTCGCGACCAAGAACGACCTCGTCCTGGCCGTGCTGCAGCGGCGCGAGGAACTGTGGACGTACGGCCTGATCGATGAGCAGTCACGCCAGCGGGGCGAGACGCCCGAGGAGCAATTGCTCGCGATCTTCGACGTCATGCACGACTGGATCCAGCTTCGCGACGGCTACGAAGGCTGCTCGTTCATCAACGTGCTGCTCGAGCTGGGGCCGGACTCTCCCGCCGGACGGGCCTGCATCGTCCACATCGACCACGTCCGCGACATCGTCCGTCAGCGCGCCGTCGCGGCGGGGCTGATCGACGTCGAGGACTTCGCCTCGTCCTGGCACATCCTGATGAAGGGCGCCATCGTGCTGGCGGCCGTGGGTGACTCGGATGCGGCCCTGCGCGCCCGCAGGATGGCGGTCGGCCTCATCGAAGAGCACCGGCCGGTCGCTCCGGAGGATCTCGGCGAGGCGGCTAGTTAG
- a CDS encoding DedA family protein, with protein sequence MDVEALLHSIPPLAVYLVVGGVVGLESLGIPLPGEIILVSAALMSSHDGLAVNPVGVGVAAVIGAVVGDSIGYTIGRRFGLPLFDRLGRRFPKHFGPGHVALAEKLFNRWGVRAVFFGRFIALLRIFAGPLAGALKMHYPRFLSANVSGAICWAGGTTALVYFAGMAAERWLERLSWVALVIAIVFGLIAAFALRERTSRAIAELEAEHYRKAESTAADAA encoded by the coding sequence ATGGACGTGGAGGCTTTGCTGCATTCGATCCCGCCGCTCGCGGTCTACCTGGTGGTGGGCGGTGTCGTCGGGCTCGAGAGCCTGGGCATTCCGCTTCCCGGCGAGATCATCCTGGTCAGCGCGGCGCTGATGTCGTCGCACGACGGCCTGGCCGTCAACCCCGTCGGCGTCGGTGTCGCGGCGGTGATCGGCGCCGTGGTCGGCGACTCGATCGGCTATACGATCGGGCGCCGGTTCGGCCTGCCCCTCTTCGACCGCCTCGGCCGGCGGTTCCCCAAACATTTCGGTCCCGGACACGTCGCGTTGGCCGAAAAGTTGTTCAACCGCTGGGGAGTTCGCGCGGTCTTCTTCGGCCGCTTCATCGCGCTGCTGCGCATCTTCGCCGGCCCGCTGGCCGGAGCCCTGAAGATGCACTATCCGCGCTTCCTGTCGGCTAACGTCTCGGGGGCCATCTGCTGGGCCGGCGGCACCACCGCGCTGGTGTATTTCGCCGGGATGGCCGCGGAACGCTGGCTGGAGCGGCTCTCCTGGGTAGCACTGGTCATCGCGATCGTGTTCGGCCTCATCGCCGCCTTCGCGCTGCGCGAACGCACCTCGCGGGCCATCGCTGAACTCGAGGCCGAGCATTACCGCAAGGCGGAAAGCACCGCGGCCGACGCCGCCTGA
- a CDS encoding SGNH/GDSL hydrolase family protein, giving the protein MYGAIPSGYRRYVAIGDSQTEGLWDGDDVVGLLGFADRLAVTLDSLYPGLHYANLAIRGKRIADVLHEQVPRALAMRPDLITVCAGMNDVIQPGRSFGPALVDLERLYATLARSGATVVTTTFPNVAQFLPLGRLVSGRLTRINAAITAAAERYGFGLVDLYNAPSMRELDTWAIDRVHASTKGHTLFAAAAAEALNLPGSNHDWAYASPEARRRPLTTGAYEQLRWTQDSFFPWIWRRLRGMSSADGREPKRPRLDSLSTPSRPADANRTV; this is encoded by the coding sequence GTGTACGGGGCTATTCCTTCCGGATATCGCCGTTACGTCGCCATCGGGGACAGCCAGACCGAGGGCTTGTGGGACGGCGACGACGTCGTGGGTCTCCTCGGGTTTGCTGACCGGCTCGCCGTCACCCTCGATTCGCTCTACCCGGGCCTGCACTACGCCAACCTGGCGATCCGCGGCAAACGGATCGCCGACGTCTTGCACGAACAGGTCCCGCGAGCCCTGGCGATGCGGCCGGACCTGATCACCGTGTGCGCCGGGATGAATGACGTCATCCAGCCGGGGCGGTCGTTCGGCCCCGCCCTGGTCGATCTCGAGCGCCTCTACGCCACGCTGGCGCGATCCGGGGCGACGGTGGTGACGACGACCTTTCCGAACGTCGCGCAGTTCCTCCCGCTCGGACGGCTGGTCTCGGGGCGCCTCACCCGCATCAACGCGGCGATCACGGCGGCCGCCGAACGCTACGGATTCGGCCTCGTCGACCTGTACAACGCGCCGTCGATGCGCGAGTTGGACACCTGGGCCATCGACCGGGTGCACGCCTCCACCAAAGGGCACACGCTGTTCGCCGCCGCGGCCGCCGAGGCCCTGAATTTGCCTGGCAGCAACCATGATTGGGCCTACGCCAGCCCGGAGGCCAGGCGGCGGCCGCTGACCACCGGCGCTTACGAGCAGCTGCGCTGGACGCAGGACAGTTTCTTCCCCTGGATTTGGCGCCGGCTGCGCGGCATGTCCTCGGCCGACGGGCGAGAACCCAAACGGCCGCGGTTGGACAGCCTCAGCACGCCGAGCAGACCGGCCGACGCGAACCGGACGGTTTAG
- a CDS encoding IclR family transcriptional regulator: MAKRRAGRREGAAAPAADSLAPQYPIESVDNALKLLLLLGEQPQIRLSEATRYLGVASSTAHRLLAMLAYRGFVRQDPVSKAYLPGPSLTGVAFAIFGRIDIPRSAAPIMRSLGEQLRETVHVGMLDGASVRFIAAVEGPAAVRVASRLGRSMPAHCTSTGKVMLAQLPEPELRQLFPHERLERITSSSIGSRTELEAELAAIRQRGYAINREESEEGVASVAVPIPTRAPGLRLALNAAAPQNRLDDIRYATVAAALVKAAKEIGDQLG; the protein is encoded by the coding sequence ATGGCGAAAAGGCGTGCGGGGCGTCGGGAGGGCGCCGCAGCGCCGGCCGCCGATTCGCTTGCGCCGCAGTATCCGATCGAGTCGGTCGACAACGCGCTCAAGCTGCTGCTGCTGTTGGGCGAACAACCCCAGATCCGGTTGAGTGAGGCCACCCGTTATCTGGGCGTGGCGTCCTCCACCGCGCATCGGTTGCTGGCCATGCTGGCCTACCGCGGGTTCGTCCGTCAGGACCCGGTGTCGAAGGCATACCTGCCCGGCCCGTCCCTGACCGGCGTCGCGTTCGCGATCTTCGGCCGCATCGACATCCCGCGATCGGCCGCCCCCATCATGCGTAGCCTCGGCGAACAACTGCGCGAAACGGTTCACGTCGGGATGCTGGACGGCGCCAGCGTCCGGTTCATCGCCGCCGTCGAAGGCCCGGCCGCGGTCCGGGTGGCATCCCGGCTGGGCCGCAGCATGCCGGCGCATTGCACGTCGACGGGCAAGGTCATGCTGGCGCAGCTGCCCGAGCCGGAGCTCCGTCAACTGTTTCCGCACGAGCGGTTGGAACGCATCACGTCATCCTCGATCGGCAGCCGGACCGAGCTGGAGGCCGAGCTTGCCGCCATCCGCCAGCGCGGATACGCCATCAACCGCGAGGAGAGCGAGGAAGGCGTCGCTTCCGTCGCGGTGCCCATACCGACGCGGGCCCCGGGCCTGCGCCTCGCGCTCAACGCGGCCGCACCCCAAAACCGGCTGGACGATATCCGGTATGCGACGGTGGCGGCCGCACTTGTCAAGGCAGCCAAGGAGATTGGCGATCAACTCGGTTGA